From a region of the Alnus glutinosa chromosome 1, dhAlnGlut1.1, whole genome shotgun sequence genome:
- the LOC133877589 gene encoding pentatricopeptide repeat-containing protein At4g19440, chloroplastic-like isoform X1, whose translation MDLRRLPITKPSPIFYPVTRPLTCVTSPGHHHQDQPPQPQPQPTPPPPPLQHHSHRQPSNQSLPNWVSSILSNPSLDSSKCKALMPHLSPSDFDLIFFSVKSNVNPKTALNFFYFASEAFKFRFTVRSYCLLIHLLIVSNLVSPARLLLIRLLDGKMPVLYAEPKNRHIEIANAIADLNSASERLLGVQALDLLVHVCCTQFKNLGFGFGIDVFRLLANKCMFPSLRTCNFLLSSLVNANELQKSYEVFEVMCRGLSPDVYLFSTAINAFCKGKKVEDAIGLFMKMEELGIAPNVVTYNNIIHGLCKNRRLDEALQFRERMVRNNVNPSVITYCVLINGFIRLEKFDGANYILKEMLDRGIVPNEVVYNTLIDGYCKAGNVSQALKIRDDMISKGITPNTVTLNSLILGLCKSNDMEHAEHVLEEMILRGLPISHVAYTSVIHGLCMRSKFDSALLFTKKMLSRNTRPNDGLLTTLVVGLCKNGKHSEAVELWFRLLKKGFPANTVTSNALIHGLCEVGNMEGAVRLLKEMLERGLVLDRITYNTLILGCCKEGKVEEAFKLREEMAKQGIQPDAFTYNLLIHGWCNMGKVDDAVKFWDECKRNGMVSNVYTYGVIIDGYCKANRIDEGEKLFNEVLIQKLELNSVIYNTLIRAYCRIGNMMAAFRLRDDMKSKGIPPTCNTYTSLIHGMCNIGHVEDAKDLLVEMRKEGLLPNVICYTALIGGYCKLGQMDNVQSILLEMSSYNICPNKITYTVMIDGHCKLGNMKKANKLLHEMAESGILPDAVTYNALTNGVCKGRKIDEGFEIRTVKVSNISLPASESDNRELFSFSSDIQYFEMKRETDRTQLAYVTFKDSRGDAAMLLSVCSFRIVAIELLILELYRDFHKDKAIQNI comes from the coding sequence ATGGATTTGAGGAGGCTCCCTATCACCAAACCCTCACCTATCTTCTACCCCGTCACGCGCCCCTTAACCTGCGTGACCTCCCCTGGCCACCACCACCAGGACCAACCTCCTCAGCCTCAGCCTCAGCCtacgccgccgccgccgccatTACAGCACCATAGCCATCGACAACCTTCCAACCAGAGTTTGCCCAACTGGGTATCTTCTATTCTCTCAAACCCATCTCTAGATTCTTCCAAGTGTAAAGCACTCATGCCCCATTTGTCTCCTTCCGATTTTGATCTGATATTCTTCTCTGTTAAATCCAATGTGAACCCCAAAACCGCtttgaatttcttttattttgcgTCTGAAGCTTTTAAGTTTCGGTTTACTGTGAGGTCATATTGCCTTTTGATTCATTTGCTTATTGTATCGAACCTGGTTTCTCCTGCAAGATTGCTTTTGATCCGTTTGCTTGATGGGAAAATGCCTGTTTTATATGCCGAACCTAAGAACCGGCATATTGAGATTGCCAATGCGATAGCAGATTTGAATTCTGCATCCGAGCGGCTTCTTGGGGTTCAGGCACTGGATTTGTTGGTACATGTTTGTTGTACCCAGTTTAAGAAtctgggttttggttttggtatTGATGTGTTTCGGTTATTGGCGAATAAGTGTATGTTTCCGTCTTTGAGGACTTGCAATTTTTTGTTGAGTTCTTTGGTGAACGCAAACGAACTTCAGAAGAGTTATGAAGTGTTTGAAGTGATGTGCCGAGGGCTTTCTCCGGATGTTTACTTGTTTAGTACTGCAATTAATGCATTTTGTAAGGGAAAGAAGGTTGAAGATGCAATTGGGTTGTTCATGAAAATGGAGGAGTTGGGTATTGCTCCAAATGTTGTTActtacaataatattattcatggGCTATGCAAGAACAGGAGATTAGATGAGGCATTGCAGTTTAGAGAGAGGATGGTAAGGAACAATGTAAACCCAAGTGTTATAACATACTGCGTACTAATTAATGGTTTTATTAGGCTCGAGAAATTTGATGGAGCAAATTACATTTTGAAGGAAATGTTGGATAGGGGGATTGTACCTAATGAGGTTGTATATAACACATTAATTGATGGGTATTGTAAAGCAGGAAATGTTAGTCAAGCACTGAAGATAAGGGATGATATGATATCAAAGGGGATAACTCCTAATACAGTTACTCTTAATTCTCTTATACTGGGTCTTTGCAAAAGTAATGATATGGAACATGCTGAGCATGTTTTAGAGGAGATGATATTGAGAGGGTTACCTATAAGCCATGTGGCTTATACTTCGGTCATTCACGGGTTATGTATGAGGTCTAAGTTTGATTCTGCACTCCTATTCACCAAGAAGATGCTGTCAAGAAACACTAGACCCAATGATGGGTTGCTGACCACATTGGTTGTTGGACTTTGTAAGAATGGAAAGCATTCAGAGGCAGTTGAACTTTGGTTTAGGCTATTGAAGAAAGGTTTTCCAGCCAATACAGTAACGTCAAATGCTCTAATTCATGGACTTTGTGAAGTAGGTAACATGGAAGGGGCTGTTAGGCTACTTAAGGAGATGCTAGAGAGGGGTTTGGTACTGGATAGGATCACATACAACACACTCATTTTGGGGTGTTGCAAAGAGGGAAAAGTGGAGGAGGCTTTTAAGTTAAGGGAAGAGATGGCTAAACAAGGAATTCAACCAGACGCCTTTACTTACAATTTGCTAATACATGGGTGGTGTAATATGGGTAAAGTGGATGATGCTGTTAAGTTTTGGGACGAATGCAAGAGAAATGGTATGGTTTCTAACGTTTATACATATGGGGTGATAATAGATGGATATTGTAAAGCTAACAGAATTGATGAGGGTGAAAAACTATTCAATGAGGTTCTTATTCAGAAATTGGAGCTAAATTCTGTTATTTATAATACACTAATTAGAGCGTACTGTAGAATTGGGAATATGATGGCAGCCTTTAGACTTCGTGATGACATGAAAAGCAAAGGTATTCCACCTACTTGTAACACATATACTTCTCTAATACATGGAATGTGCAATATTGGTCATGTTGAGGATGCAAAAGACCTTCTCGTTGAAATGAGAAAGGAGGGTTTGTTGCCGAATGTCATTTGTTATACCGCACTAATTGGCGGTTATTGTAAGCTAGGCCAGATGGATAATGTCCAAAGTATCTTGTTGGAAATGTCTTCATATAATATATGCCCTAATAAAATTACCTACACTGTCATGATTGATGGGCATTGTAAATTGGGAAATATGAAAAAAGCAAATAAGCTTCTACATGAGATGGCAGAAAGTGGAATTCTCCCTGATGCTGTCACTTATAATGCCTTGACAAATGGGGTTTGCAAAGGGAGGAAGATAGATGAAGGATTTGAG
- the LOC133877589 gene encoding pentatricopeptide repeat-containing protein At4g19440, chloroplastic-like isoform X2: protein MDLRRLPITKPSPIFYPVTRPLTCVTSPGHHHQDQPPQPQPQPTPPPPPLQHHSHRQPSNQSLPNWVSSILSNPSLDSSKCKALMPHLSPSDFDLIFFSVKSNVNPKTALNFFYFASEAFKFRFTVRSYCLLIHLLIVSNLVSPARLLLIRLLDGKMPVLYAEPKNRHIEIANAIADLNSASERLLGVQALDLLVHVCCTQFKNLGFGFGIDVFRLLANKCMFPSLRTCNFLLSSLVNANELQKSYEVFEVMCRGLSPDVYLFSTAINAFCKGKKVEDAIGLFMKMEELGIAPNVVTYNNIIHGLCKNRRLDEALQFRERMVRNNVNPSVITYCVLINGFIRLEKFDGANYILKEMLDRGIVPNEVVYNTLIDGYCKAGNVSQALKIRDDMISKGITPNTVTLNSLILGLCKSNDMEHAEHVLEEMILRGLPISHVAYTSVIHGLCMRSKFDSALLFTKKMLSRNTRPNDGLLTTLVVGLCKNGKHSEAVELWFRLLKKGFPANTVTSNALIHGLCEVGNMEGAVRLLKEMLERGLVLDRITYNTLILGCCKEGKVEEAFKLREEMAKQGIQPDAFTYNLLIHGWCNMGKVDDAVKFWDECKRNGMVSNVYTYGVIIDGYCKANRIDEGEKLFNEVLIQKLELNSVIYNTLIRAYCRIGNMMAAFRLRDDMKSKGIPPTCNTYTSLIHGMCNIGHVEDAKDLLVEMRKEGLLPNVICYTALIGGYCKLGQMDNVQSILLEMSSYNICPNKITYTVMIDGHCKLGNMKKANKLLHEMAESGILPDAVTYNALTNGVCKGRKIDEGFEIRTVKVSNISLPASESDNRELFSFSSDIQYFEMKRETDRTQLAYVTFKDSRGDAAMLLSERRQAATASAVKKAEDV from the coding sequence ATGGATTTGAGGAGGCTCCCTATCACCAAACCCTCACCTATCTTCTACCCCGTCACGCGCCCCTTAACCTGCGTGACCTCCCCTGGCCACCACCACCAGGACCAACCTCCTCAGCCTCAGCCTCAGCCtacgccgccgccgccgccatTACAGCACCATAGCCATCGACAACCTTCCAACCAGAGTTTGCCCAACTGGGTATCTTCTATTCTCTCAAACCCATCTCTAGATTCTTCCAAGTGTAAAGCACTCATGCCCCATTTGTCTCCTTCCGATTTTGATCTGATATTCTTCTCTGTTAAATCCAATGTGAACCCCAAAACCGCtttgaatttcttttattttgcgTCTGAAGCTTTTAAGTTTCGGTTTACTGTGAGGTCATATTGCCTTTTGATTCATTTGCTTATTGTATCGAACCTGGTTTCTCCTGCAAGATTGCTTTTGATCCGTTTGCTTGATGGGAAAATGCCTGTTTTATATGCCGAACCTAAGAACCGGCATATTGAGATTGCCAATGCGATAGCAGATTTGAATTCTGCATCCGAGCGGCTTCTTGGGGTTCAGGCACTGGATTTGTTGGTACATGTTTGTTGTACCCAGTTTAAGAAtctgggttttggttttggtatTGATGTGTTTCGGTTATTGGCGAATAAGTGTATGTTTCCGTCTTTGAGGACTTGCAATTTTTTGTTGAGTTCTTTGGTGAACGCAAACGAACTTCAGAAGAGTTATGAAGTGTTTGAAGTGATGTGCCGAGGGCTTTCTCCGGATGTTTACTTGTTTAGTACTGCAATTAATGCATTTTGTAAGGGAAAGAAGGTTGAAGATGCAATTGGGTTGTTCATGAAAATGGAGGAGTTGGGTATTGCTCCAAATGTTGTTActtacaataatattattcatggGCTATGCAAGAACAGGAGATTAGATGAGGCATTGCAGTTTAGAGAGAGGATGGTAAGGAACAATGTAAACCCAAGTGTTATAACATACTGCGTACTAATTAATGGTTTTATTAGGCTCGAGAAATTTGATGGAGCAAATTACATTTTGAAGGAAATGTTGGATAGGGGGATTGTACCTAATGAGGTTGTATATAACACATTAATTGATGGGTATTGTAAAGCAGGAAATGTTAGTCAAGCACTGAAGATAAGGGATGATATGATATCAAAGGGGATAACTCCTAATACAGTTACTCTTAATTCTCTTATACTGGGTCTTTGCAAAAGTAATGATATGGAACATGCTGAGCATGTTTTAGAGGAGATGATATTGAGAGGGTTACCTATAAGCCATGTGGCTTATACTTCGGTCATTCACGGGTTATGTATGAGGTCTAAGTTTGATTCTGCACTCCTATTCACCAAGAAGATGCTGTCAAGAAACACTAGACCCAATGATGGGTTGCTGACCACATTGGTTGTTGGACTTTGTAAGAATGGAAAGCATTCAGAGGCAGTTGAACTTTGGTTTAGGCTATTGAAGAAAGGTTTTCCAGCCAATACAGTAACGTCAAATGCTCTAATTCATGGACTTTGTGAAGTAGGTAACATGGAAGGGGCTGTTAGGCTACTTAAGGAGATGCTAGAGAGGGGTTTGGTACTGGATAGGATCACATACAACACACTCATTTTGGGGTGTTGCAAAGAGGGAAAAGTGGAGGAGGCTTTTAAGTTAAGGGAAGAGATGGCTAAACAAGGAATTCAACCAGACGCCTTTACTTACAATTTGCTAATACATGGGTGGTGTAATATGGGTAAAGTGGATGATGCTGTTAAGTTTTGGGACGAATGCAAGAGAAATGGTATGGTTTCTAACGTTTATACATATGGGGTGATAATAGATGGATATTGTAAAGCTAACAGAATTGATGAGGGTGAAAAACTATTCAATGAGGTTCTTATTCAGAAATTGGAGCTAAATTCTGTTATTTATAATACACTAATTAGAGCGTACTGTAGAATTGGGAATATGATGGCAGCCTTTAGACTTCGTGATGACATGAAAAGCAAAGGTATTCCACCTACTTGTAACACATATACTTCTCTAATACATGGAATGTGCAATATTGGTCATGTTGAGGATGCAAAAGACCTTCTCGTTGAAATGAGAAAGGAGGGTTTGTTGCCGAATGTCATTTGTTATACCGCACTAATTGGCGGTTATTGTAAGCTAGGCCAGATGGATAATGTCCAAAGTATCTTGTTGGAAATGTCTTCATATAATATATGCCCTAATAAAATTACCTACACTGTCATGATTGATGGGCATTGTAAATTGGGAAATATGAAAAAAGCAAATAAGCTTCTACATGAGATGGCAGAAAGTGGAATTCTCCCTGATGCTGTCACTTATAATGCCTTGACAAATGGGGTTTGCAAAGGGAGGAAGATAGATGAAGGATTTGAG
- the LOC133877589 gene encoding pentatricopeptide repeat-containing protein At4g19440, chloroplastic-like isoform X3: MDLRRLPITKPSPIFYPVTRPLTCVTSPGHHHQDQPPQPQPQPTPPPPPLQHHSHRQPSNQSLPNWVSSILSNPSLDSSKCKALMPHLSPSDFDLIFFSVKSNVNPKTALNFFYFASEAFKFRFTVRSYCLLIHLLIVSNLVSPARLLLIRLLDGKMPVLYAEPKNRHIEIANAIADLNSASERLLGVQALDLLVHVCCTQFKNLGFGFGIDVFRLLANKCMFPSLRTCNFLLSSLVNANELQKSYEVFEVMCRGLSPDVYLFSTAINAFCKGKKVEDAIGLFMKMEELGIAPNVVTYNNIIHGLCKNRRLDEALQFRERMVRNNVNPSVITYCVLINGFIRLEKFDGANYILKEMLDRGIVPNEVVYNTLIDGYCKAGNVSQALKIRDDMISKGITPNTVTLNSLILGLCKSNDMEHAEHVLEEMILRGLPISHVAYTSVIHGLCMRSKFDSALLFTKKMLSRNTRPNDGLLTTLVVGLCKNGKHSEAVELWFRLLKKGFPANTVTSNALIHGLCEVGNMEGAVRLLKEMLERGLVLDRITYNTLILGCCKEGKVEEAFKLREEMAKQGIQPDAFTYNLLIHGWCNMGKVDDAVKFWDECKRNGMVSNVYTYGVIIDGYCKANRIDEGEKLFNEVLIQKLELNSVIYNTLIRAYCRIGNMMAAFRLRDDMKSKGIPPTCNTYTSLIHGMCNIGHVEDAKDLLVEMRKEGLLPNVICYTALIGGYCKLGQMDNVQSILLEMSSYNICPNKITYTVMIDGHCKLGNMKKANKLLHEMAESGILPDAVTYNALTNGVCKGRKIDEGFEVCNQMSDRGVSLDEITYTTFIHDWHQPSTIANKD, translated from the coding sequence ATGGATTTGAGGAGGCTCCCTATCACCAAACCCTCACCTATCTTCTACCCCGTCACGCGCCCCTTAACCTGCGTGACCTCCCCTGGCCACCACCACCAGGACCAACCTCCTCAGCCTCAGCCTCAGCCtacgccgccgccgccgccatTACAGCACCATAGCCATCGACAACCTTCCAACCAGAGTTTGCCCAACTGGGTATCTTCTATTCTCTCAAACCCATCTCTAGATTCTTCCAAGTGTAAAGCACTCATGCCCCATTTGTCTCCTTCCGATTTTGATCTGATATTCTTCTCTGTTAAATCCAATGTGAACCCCAAAACCGCtttgaatttcttttattttgcgTCTGAAGCTTTTAAGTTTCGGTTTACTGTGAGGTCATATTGCCTTTTGATTCATTTGCTTATTGTATCGAACCTGGTTTCTCCTGCAAGATTGCTTTTGATCCGTTTGCTTGATGGGAAAATGCCTGTTTTATATGCCGAACCTAAGAACCGGCATATTGAGATTGCCAATGCGATAGCAGATTTGAATTCTGCATCCGAGCGGCTTCTTGGGGTTCAGGCACTGGATTTGTTGGTACATGTTTGTTGTACCCAGTTTAAGAAtctgggttttggttttggtatTGATGTGTTTCGGTTATTGGCGAATAAGTGTATGTTTCCGTCTTTGAGGACTTGCAATTTTTTGTTGAGTTCTTTGGTGAACGCAAACGAACTTCAGAAGAGTTATGAAGTGTTTGAAGTGATGTGCCGAGGGCTTTCTCCGGATGTTTACTTGTTTAGTACTGCAATTAATGCATTTTGTAAGGGAAAGAAGGTTGAAGATGCAATTGGGTTGTTCATGAAAATGGAGGAGTTGGGTATTGCTCCAAATGTTGTTActtacaataatattattcatggGCTATGCAAGAACAGGAGATTAGATGAGGCATTGCAGTTTAGAGAGAGGATGGTAAGGAACAATGTAAACCCAAGTGTTATAACATACTGCGTACTAATTAATGGTTTTATTAGGCTCGAGAAATTTGATGGAGCAAATTACATTTTGAAGGAAATGTTGGATAGGGGGATTGTACCTAATGAGGTTGTATATAACACATTAATTGATGGGTATTGTAAAGCAGGAAATGTTAGTCAAGCACTGAAGATAAGGGATGATATGATATCAAAGGGGATAACTCCTAATACAGTTACTCTTAATTCTCTTATACTGGGTCTTTGCAAAAGTAATGATATGGAACATGCTGAGCATGTTTTAGAGGAGATGATATTGAGAGGGTTACCTATAAGCCATGTGGCTTATACTTCGGTCATTCACGGGTTATGTATGAGGTCTAAGTTTGATTCTGCACTCCTATTCACCAAGAAGATGCTGTCAAGAAACACTAGACCCAATGATGGGTTGCTGACCACATTGGTTGTTGGACTTTGTAAGAATGGAAAGCATTCAGAGGCAGTTGAACTTTGGTTTAGGCTATTGAAGAAAGGTTTTCCAGCCAATACAGTAACGTCAAATGCTCTAATTCATGGACTTTGTGAAGTAGGTAACATGGAAGGGGCTGTTAGGCTACTTAAGGAGATGCTAGAGAGGGGTTTGGTACTGGATAGGATCACATACAACACACTCATTTTGGGGTGTTGCAAAGAGGGAAAAGTGGAGGAGGCTTTTAAGTTAAGGGAAGAGATGGCTAAACAAGGAATTCAACCAGACGCCTTTACTTACAATTTGCTAATACATGGGTGGTGTAATATGGGTAAAGTGGATGATGCTGTTAAGTTTTGGGACGAATGCAAGAGAAATGGTATGGTTTCTAACGTTTATACATATGGGGTGATAATAGATGGATATTGTAAAGCTAACAGAATTGATGAGGGTGAAAAACTATTCAATGAGGTTCTTATTCAGAAATTGGAGCTAAATTCTGTTATTTATAATACACTAATTAGAGCGTACTGTAGAATTGGGAATATGATGGCAGCCTTTAGACTTCGTGATGACATGAAAAGCAAAGGTATTCCACCTACTTGTAACACATATACTTCTCTAATACATGGAATGTGCAATATTGGTCATGTTGAGGATGCAAAAGACCTTCTCGTTGAAATGAGAAAGGAGGGTTTGTTGCCGAATGTCATTTGTTATACCGCACTAATTGGCGGTTATTGTAAGCTAGGCCAGATGGATAATGTCCAAAGTATCTTGTTGGAAATGTCTTCATATAATATATGCCCTAATAAAATTACCTACACTGTCATGATTGATGGGCATTGTAAATTGGGAAATATGAAAAAAGCAAATAAGCTTCTACATGAGATGGCAGAAAGTGGAATTCTCCCTGATGCTGTCACTTATAATGCCTTGACAAATGGGGTTTGCAAAGGGAGGAAGATAGATGAAGGATTTGAGGTATGTAATCAAATGTCCGATAGAGGAGTCTCTTTAGATGAAATTACATATACTACATTCATTCATGACTGGCATCAGCCCTCAACAATTGCCAATAAAGACTGA